The genome window cgggggggggggggcgcgcgtgtgcctctgtCGTAGCCGTCAGCGTCGCCATGGTGCGCTTTCAGCGGACACCTCCTTCGCCGGCATGGAATGCAAGAAGCGGGCAGAAACACATGAGCGAGCTGCTTTATGCTCACCTTCAGTTGCTCCTCTTTGTAGCCCATCATGAACGCTTCTCCtcctaccccctcccttaTTTCTCCTGTCGGGCGATGCTGAAACGGGCGCCTTTCTTACAACGTTCGCGACATTTTATTCGCATCTTCCACCTCTTCTCACCTTCAAATTCATGGCACATACGACGTTGACGCACAACGGACATCCACTGGCCGTAGTGGACCGACAAACAAGGAGCGAAGCCACACGTAGAACAAGGACGATGCTacgcaaaggaaaaaggggtAATCACCTGAAACGTAGCCAATTCCCCTGACCACCACTGTCACCACTACTCCCTCTCCTTATCCTatttgcctcccccctctcgtcactcctcccctctctcatcGCCGTCATTCACTTGAGCGGTGGGGAAGCAACAAGCAAGGGGCTTGATATTCTCAcctcacacacccacacctgcacacagacgcgcacCCGAGCCATCACGTTAGGTTGCAACACGGcagacagcagcgaggtCTGGCAGCGAAAAGGAGGTgacgtatatatatatatatatatatatatgtgtgtgtgtgtgtgtcgccatagtcccctttcccttcaaAGCTATTATCTTCACCGCGTCGTTGTCTTACGCATCTCTAGACTCTGTACTGCTATTGGGTATCGCTGCTCTGTCTCCCCCGCCCCGTCTTCCCTTTCATTGAGCCTCATTTTTTGCCTCTCTTGAacgctcttccctcttcgtGTCTTGCTTCTGCTCcgcacatacatacacatcACTGTGCTTTGCCGgcgctcttctttccctcctcttcctcaaccTCTGCGTTGGTCCCCGACCCTTCTCTCCCAtcaccccctttctctgtcgCTCGCgattgtctctctctctctttctctctgtgttggtTCGAGCACTGCTTCAGTAATCAGACACTTCAGTGTGTCAGAGAGCTCAGTtggcttctttttttttgcctctgTCATCTTCTCTCCCACAAATTCGACTTTAGGGCTCGAGCTGCTTCCCCGCCTTTTGGTCTGCTTCTCTCGATCAGCTTAAGCCTGCGCATTTCCACCAACTCACTCACTGAAAGAGAGCCCTCAGCGTCTCTGCGTTTGAAGGCTGAAGTACGAAGCCATGAGCGGATCCATGTCGGCCCGCTCACTCCATGAGAGCTCGCCGCTTGGCACAACGTCGACGCGTCGGCCTGGCCGACGCCTAAGCACATTTTCGGCACGCTCCGTGTCCTCATCGACCTCTACACACGCCACGCCAACCCGCGAgcgctcctcggcagcgtcgAGCGCTCGTCGAGCTCGTAATGGCGGGAACAGCCACACCGGCGAGTACGCGATGCCGGCGGCGCAGACGCCGTCGAATGCCATGAAGGTGTACATCCGCGTCCGCCCCTTCAGCGAGCGTGAAATTGCGCAGAAGGTGACGCCGCACAGCACTGTGCGCATCGATGCACAGAACCCCTCGCAGCTGACCATCTTGGATCCCTCGCGCGGCTTTCGTCCCCTCACCACGCACCCCTTTACGCGCTGTTTTTGGTCCGTCTTTGAAAAGGGTGAGGGGCAGCTGCTCAACAAGGTGGACACGTTCCTCAGCGGTGGCATGAACTCTGCTCCTCGCTCTCGCGCGCAGGCGCTCGTCGCAGGGCAGCCGGTGCTCGGTTCCGTTCGCCGCGGCGCCCGCGCAACACTCGACGGGGATGCGGCTCCACCCGCTACTCAGACGTACGACGGCGCCGGCTCGGCACCAGTGATGGTCGACGCCAATGTCAGCCACCCTCCGTATGCGGGGCAGGATCAGGTGTACGCGCACGTCGGCAAGCCCATCGTGGGCAACACCCTCGACGGATACAATGGGTGCGTGTTCGCCTACGGGCAGACGGGCAGCGGCAAGACCTTCACGATGCTCGGCTACGCGCCGAGCACGAGCGACATTCGCGCTCGAAAAGGCTCCTTCGTCAGCGCGGCGAGCACGGAGAACAGCACCCCTCTTGACGGCGCGGTAGAGCCGTTTGAGAGtgatgacggcgacgacgtgGTGGACAAGACGGGACTAGACCCGAACGAGCTGCAAGGCATCATCCCGCGCGCGTGCATGGACCTGTTCGACGGCCTCCGTGCGAAGCGCGCCAAGGACTCCGACTTCACGTACCGCGTGGAGGTGTCGTACTACGAGATCTACAACGAGAAGGTGTTCGACCTTATCCGGCCGCAGCGCAACACGGACCTGAGAATTCGTAACTCGCCCAACTCCGGCCCGTTCATCGAAGGGCTGACGTGGAAGATGGTGTCCAGGGAAGAGGACGTCGCCCGCGTGATTCGCAAGGGCATGCAGGAGCGCCACACGGCTGCGACGAAGTTCaacgaccgcagcagccgcagccacgcCATCCTGACCTTCAACATTGTGCAGCTGTCGATGGACGACTCCGACAACGCGTTCCAGATGCGCAGCAAGCTGAACCTGGTGGACCTTGCGGGGTCTGagcgcaccggcgccgctggagccGAGGGCGATGAGTTCCACGACGGGGTGAAGATCAACCAGTCGCTCACGGTGCTGGGCCGCGTGATTGACCGTCTGGCGGACCTGTCGCAGAACAAGGGGGGCGGCCTTAGCATTCCGTACCGCGACTCGAACCTGACGTGGGTGCTGAGCGACTCGATTGGCGGCAACAGCCAGACCTCGATGGTGGCCACCATCTCGCCGCACTCGATCAACTTCGACGAGATGCGCCAGACCATTCGCTACGCGTCACGAGCAAAGAACATCATCAACTGGGTAAAGAAAAATGAGGATCCGCAGGTCGTGCAGCTTCGCGAGCTGCGCGCGCAGGTGGCGGACCTGGAGCTGCGGCTGAAGGAGGCGGGTGGCAGCAACTACACGAACGAGTATGTGCGTGGATTAGAGAAGAAGCTTCACCTGGCGGAAAAAAAGTGTGATGAGCAGGAGCGCATCATAGCGGGACTGCGGGCACAGCTGGAGTTTGCTGGTGTCGCTGATCCGACTCTCGCCGAGGGGTATCTGGACCCGACGACGCGCGCCAAGGAGGATCAGCAACGAgcgaaaaaggaggagaaccTGCGCAAACAGCTGGACAAGGCGCAGATGACGGTTGCTGAGTTAAAGGCTGAGCTCGAGCGCCGCGTTGCGACGATCGAGTCGGAGTCTCTCAAGGCGATGAGGGAAGCCCTGCAGAAGCAGGAGGCTCGACTGGCTGTCGTCGCCACCGGAGTGAGCCTCTACCACCGAGTGCTCCCTCACTTTGACGACATAGACATCGTTATGGCGCTtgtgagggagaaggagacacTTCTCCAGCGCGCCTGCGAAGACATCCTAGATACCAACACTGAGtcggctgccgctgtggaGAAGATGCTAAGAGAGCGCGAGCACGACTTGCGCGAGACGAAGCGGCTTCACGAAGAGAAACTGGCAGCGCAGGCGGAGCGGTTCTGCACGCGGCTGAAGGAAGCGTCCGACGAgaacgcagcgcagcagcagcaacttcTTGATCGCCACCGTGACGCTAtcgcgcagctggaggagcgccTGCAACGCAGCCGCGAGATTAGTGAAATAGAGCTCAAGCGTAGcgaggaggcaaaggagcAGTTGAAGCAGCGGATGCAGGTCGCACAGGAGCGAATGCGCCACGAGTATCAGCAGGAGATCGAGCGCTTGCGGGCCAGACTAGATGGCGACATCGGAGACCGTCACAAGTCTGTTgacgcgctgcgccagcttcAGGAAATGCATGAGCGTGAGGCGACACGCTTGAAGGACGAGATGGATCACCTGAGGCGCAGCAGGGATAGCGACTGCGCTCGCCTGCAGAATCAACTGGAGAACGAGCGTTTGCGCCGCGAATCGGACCTGATGGAGAAAGATCGCCAGGCAAGACTCGTTCGCAACGAGGTCGATGATGCGAAGCGCGCAATCGACAAGCTGAACGACGAGAAGGGTAAGATGGAGAAGGAGTACCAAGACCAGATCCGCGGCTTGATGCAGCAACAGGAGCAGCTCGTTACTGCGAGTAACGCCGTTCTCTCCGGCTGGGAAAACAAGTCCTCAGAGCTTGAGGCGGATCTGCACAagctgcgcgcgctgctctaCGACAGAGACTACATGCACTTCCGGCAGAAGATCCGAGAAATGGCCTTCATGGACCGCTCCGACTTTGATcagaagctgcaggagctggacgagaaggagcggctgcaggcggcgcgcaTTAACCAGATTATATCCAAGGCGCGCCGTGCCTATGATGAGCAGAGCCGTAGCCTGAAGCGATTCGAGCGGGACATCAAGGATCGCATCGACCGTGCCAAGGCAACTGACGGTAGCAATAACAGCACGCCACGACCGGAGGGcacaccccctcctcatAACCACATTGTCCCCATGTAAGTACCGCTGGCGCAGCCGTAGCAACTTatgcccccacccctctaCCCACCGTGCGTCTCCTAGCTTTGGTCTTCCGCTCTGCCCCTCGTTGCCCTCCACCCTACCATCATTGTCGACGCCCACCACTCTTACGCACGCAGCCTGTCCTCTGATCGTTCTTTTGGTCCTTTCGCTGGCACGTGCTTCTCCCCAAACTGCTTGCCTCTGCTTGGGTCTTATTGCCCCGCACTGGCCACCCTTCCCTTCCCatcctttcctcctctctctcttcgccctctgttccccccccccctgccggGATCGGCTCGGTCTgcgtctcctcccccctcccccctcgcttCCACCCGATTTCCACTTGCACCTCGCTTCATGCGGTCCTCACATGTCGCATGCTgtcctccctcaccccctctccacATCGTGTTCCTTCGCGTTGGGAGTGTCTCTCTTGTAGAGATGGCGGGGCCCATCCTTCTGCATTGGCCACGCCATGCACGCCCCGGTGTGGCTTTTGTTCGGCCCTGTCGAGGGCGATTCTGCGCCGTCTTTCCACCACCTCATTGACCCGCCCGGTGCCTCGCAGTGACATCAACGGGGGTGCAGATGGCGCGCTGCCGACGGACTCGAGAACACTGGGGTACTCGCACGGAATCCCCTGCCCTCGCCAGTGTTTGCCATGAGGCCGTCGAGCACGGCGTTGTGCCCTATATGCCGCACGAGACTCGCAGGTCGTTACACCCTCAAAACACATCGCACTCTTACCCCATGCACTTTCCTCGCCAGACGTTCATCGCTACTCACCGTCTCTCTTCAGGGGGGGACGCTTAGAGTCTCTTTGTGCGCTGGCACACGCCTATGCAGGggcctctgccgccacagacTCGTGGCAGCGTCCCACCTGTGTCGTGGCGCATGCGGGCAGGCCATCCAGACAcacccttcccctcctccctcctggGTAGCATCGTCGGCAACGGAAGCTGCAGACAGCgagcccccccccaccaccaccactcagGGCTGCAACGTCGTGCTGATGCAGGCCCCGGGATCCGAAGGTGGGAGGACtatgcacacgcactgctcaccaccgctggcaCGGTGCACCGCATCCACACGCGTGTCATGGAGaggtgagaggggagagggccaGGAGTGGTGGACGAGCGTGGCGCGAAGGCGTCCATACGAATCGGCCCCgcttgcgtgtgcgcgcgaaGCATGCGGCACCTCTGCCATCCGACCGGGTGGGCCGATGCGCCGCAGATGCCGGCAGCAGGACGAGGGCGCCCCGAATCGCACCGTCGAGCCCTCCAGACTCCGAGGTATATAGTCGCCGCACCATGCGATGGGGTGCGGCGGCTTTAAAGCGACTGAGGGCGAGGCACGGCATAGAGGCAGGGTGCAGCGTCTccaggggggaggcgggacCCTGGCCTGAAGCTGGCCCGATCCGACGGCAGGACGGATTGTCCTAGACAACCCGAGGTTCAGCCGCAGTGCAACAGCGCGGCATCGAtgggctgtggtggtgtgcgcgtctcGGGTGTGACTGGCTCGtagtgagggggggggacacgCTGGAGAAGTGAATTGTTCTCTTGAGTGACGCTGCTACCTGTGGCTGTGGGTGTGTTCTGTGTGTCTGGCTTCTTTGATGTCCGCTACTGAGCCCGCACCTCTGCCACCGATCTCCTTAACGTTTTGCTCTACTGGGACTTGCGTCGACAGGTGAGGGTGACGTGAGGCGCTTGTATAGGCGTGTTTTTACTGTTCCTATGGTCCTCCCTTCTGCTGgcgcttcccccccccctcccccccttcctccctcatCCCGCTTCATCTTGCTTTGTCCCTGCCTCGTACGAGGCagtctccccctcctcccctcggTCTATCCACTGTCCGCCCAGCCTTCCTCACGCTGAGACGGTGACTGCGGCGAAGGAAGGAAATAGAAAAGAAAAcccatgcgtgtgtgcgtgtgtgtgtgggggggggggggtctgcGTCTCTGCTTGGGATGGGACTCGATGCTGCGCAGATTCGCACGCGGTCTCTTCGTGTTACCTTTGGGTGGGGAGCTCCtcctgtctctcttcttttacccgccgccgccgccgcaccaccaactccgccctctctttATTCTCCCAGCTCAGCTTCAAGTGTTGTCTCTCGTTTTGTACTCGAACGGTTCTCGGCAGGAGCCAACGAAAGAGGAAACAAAACGCCCTGAAAGTGCTCAGGGAGAGCATGTGAGCACACAAACCCCACATCTCCTTCGCACTTTTCATACGTCTCTATTGGTGGATGCGATTGCGCCTGCTGGCCGCGGTAAAGAACAACTCGTCGGCAAAAGCAGAGTAAAACGAACGTGCTCAGAAGCACTGAAAGGCGACTCTGCTGATCTCAGTGTTGCTGATCCACACACGTGATAAGCGCTCTGCATTTCGTGACAATGGGGCACTGCATTGCGCCAGCACGCCCTCCTCACTGGGGTCTGCGCTCAGTGATGCATCCAGTGAAGTTTTGCATGCCCCACGGTTCACCATGAAGCAGGGTCGTTGACCAGAGGGTGACTTTGCCGCGCACAGGCGCTGTTGGTGTGACTTTTCTatgcaacaacaacaaaaagaaacgcCTTCTCTAATGCCTCTCTTGCACGTgtcacctctcctcttccaccctcccccttctctgtcgCCGTCTATGCTGTATCACCGGGCAACTTGTCCTTCCCCACACCCTGCCTCCATGTTGGCTTTGGCATCGCCTCTGCGATGTCATCGGTCGGTCTCTCCAATGGCATGCCCACCACACACTCAAACAAGAGCCAGCGAAACAGAAAGGAAAACAGGTATACGCACGCTAGTGGTAGTTAGAGGGGGCAAAGCCAAACAACAAAAGGGCCGATCAACCCGGAGGGATACGCGAGGGGTCTGCAGCAGACGCGtggggctctctctctctccctctcttttttttctcctgcctGCGTCGTGTTGAGTGTACGTTGCCGTAGCTGGCCAGTGTCTCgattctcttcttctgcttctcctttgctctctccccttcgctGTCGACTCGGCCTTCGCCCTTTTTCCTCACTCCCCTCAGCTCACGTTTCCtctggtctctctcttctctcaaCACCTAGATCTAAAGCTGAAtacgcgcacgtgcgcagttctcccccccccccttctcccctccctctctctgtgaagCCGTCGTGTTACTGATGTCGACACGGAGCAACATGGACGGCGAAAGCGTCTCCTCCACGAACACGACGCCATCCGTGTCGCCGGCTCTGCCGAAGTTACCGCACGGCAATGAATCCAGTCCCACTAAGGTgtttgtgcgcgtgcgccccTTCAGCGCGGCCGAGCGCGGCAAAGGCGACTCCGAGCCAACGACGATCGTCACAGTCAGCGACGAGAACTCGTCCCA of Leishmania braziliensis MHOM/BR/75/M2904 complete genome, chromosome 19 contains these proteins:
- a CDS encoding putative kinesin → MSGSMSARSLHESSPLGTTSTRRPGRRLSTFSARSVSSSTSTHATPTRERSSAASSARRARNGGNSHTGEYAMPAAQTPSNAMKVYIRVRPFSEREIAQKVTPHSTVRIDAQNPSQLTILDPSRGFRPLTTHPFTRCFWSVFEKGEGQLLNKVDTFLSGGMNSAPRSRAQALVAGQPVLGSVRRGARATLDGDAAPPATQTYDGAGSAPVMVDANVSHPPYAGQDQVYAHVGKPIVGNTLDGYNGCVFAYGQTGSGKTFTMLGYAPSTSDIRARKGSFVSAASTENSTPLDGAVEPFESDDGDDVVDKTGLDPNELQGIIPRACMDLFDGLRAKRAKDSDFTYRVEVSYYEIYNEKVFDLIRPQRNTDLRIRNSPNSGPFIEGLTWKMVSREEDVARVIRKGMQERHTAATKFNDRSSRSHAILTFNIVQLSMDDSDNAFQMRSKLNLVDLAGSERTGAAGAEGDEFHDGVKINQSLTVLGRVIDRLADLSQNKGGGLSIPYRDSNLTWVLSDSIGGNSQTSMVATISPHSINFDEMRQTIRYASRAKNIINWVKKNEDPQVVQLRELRAQVADLELRLKEAGGSNYTNEYVRGLEKKLHLAEKKCDEQERIIAGLRAQLEFAGVADPTLAEGYLDPTTRAKEDQQRAKKEENLRKQLDKAQMTVAELKAELERRVATIESESLKAMREALQKQEARLAVVATGVSLYHRVLPHFDDIDIVMALVREKETLLQRACEDILDTNTESAAAVEKMLREREHDLRETKRLHEEKLAAQAERFCTRLKEASDENAAQQQQLLDRHRDAIAQLEERLQRSREISEIELKRSEEAKEQLKQRMQVAQERMRHEYQQEIERLRARLDGDIGDRHKSVDALRQLQEMHEREATRLKDEMDHLRRSRDSDCARLQNQLENERLRRESDLMEKDRQARLVRNEVDDAKRAIDKLNDEKGKMEKEYQDQIRGLMQQQEQLVTASNAVLSGWENKSSELEADLHKLRALLYDRDYMHFRQKIREMAFMDRSDFDQKLQELDEKERLQAARINQIISKARRAYDEQSRSLKRFERDIKDRIDRAKATDGSNNSTPRPEGTPPPHNHIVPM